The Candidatus Dormiibacterota bacterium genome contains a region encoding:
- a CDS encoding hydroxymethylglutaryl-CoA synthase has translation MKTARAVGVAGYGAYIPRPRIAAATIASAWGKSADARLPVREKSVPSADEDTVTMAIEAARGALARSRVSPPAIRAVWVGTESKPYAVKPSSTIVAEAIGAIPWVSAADLEFACKAGSEAMQAACAYVGSGMADHALAIGMDAAQSRPGDHLEFTAAAGGAAFLFGPADGALAEVEASRSYVTDTPDFFRRQHMHYPEHGHRFTGEPSYFKHSLEASRGLLAELGRKPSDYRWAVFHQPNPKFVRRVAAELGFSETQIAAGSVVDHIGNTYSGASLLGLAAILDVARAGDRIFFCSYGSGAGSDAFSLQATARLESARALAPLVGDYLARRRPIEDYGDYLRVTRAIRML, from the coding sequence ATGAAGACGGCGCGCGCGGTCGGTGTCGCCGGTTACGGCGCCTACATCCCGCGGCCGCGCATCGCCGCGGCGACCATCGCCTCGGCCTGGGGCAAGTCGGCGGACGCCCGGCTCCCCGTGCGCGAAAAGTCGGTCCCGTCCGCCGACGAGGACACCGTGACGATGGCGATCGAGGCGGCGCGCGGGGCGCTGGCGCGCTCGCGCGTCTCTCCTCCGGCGATCCGGGCGGTCTGGGTGGGGACCGAGTCGAAGCCGTATGCCGTGAAGCCCTCGAGCACCATCGTGGCGGAAGCGATCGGCGCGATCCCCTGGGTGAGCGCGGCCGACCTCGAGTTCGCCTGCAAGGCCGGCTCGGAGGCGATGCAGGCCGCCTGCGCCTATGTCGGGTCCGGCATGGCCGACCACGCCCTGGCGATCGGCATGGACGCGGCCCAGAGCCGGCCGGGGGACCACCTGGAGTTCACGGCGGCGGCGGGGGGCGCGGCCTTTCTCTTCGGTCCGGCGGACGGGGCCCTGGCCGAGGTCGAGGCGTCCCGCTCGTACGTCACCGACACTCCGGACTTCTTCCGGCGGCAGCACATGCACTACCCCGAGCACGGGCACCGCTTCACGGGCGAGCCGTCCTACTTCAAGCATTCGCTCGAGGCGTCGCGCGGTCTGCTCGCGGAGCTGGGGCGGAAGCCGTCCGATTACCGCTGGGCGGTCTTCCACCAGCCGAACCCGAAATTCGTGCGCCGGGTCGCCGCGGAGCTCGGATTCTCTGAAACGCAGATCGCGGCCGGGAGCGTCGTGGATCACATCGGCAACACCTACTCGGGCGCGTCTCTCCTCGGCCTGGCGGCGATCCTGGACGTCGCCCGCGCGGGAGACCGGATCTTCTTCTGCTCGTACGGATCGGGGGCGGGGAGCGACGCCTTCTCGCTCCAGGCCACCGCGCGCCTGGAGAGCGCGCGCGCCCTGGCCCCCCTGGTCGGCGATTACCTAGCGAGACGCCGTCCGATCGAGGACTACGGGGACTATCTCAGAGTGACGCGCGCGATCAGGATGCTGTGA
- a CDS encoding outer membrane beta-barrel protein, producing MTRVTLVTLVLALVCAAPALAGLDAKNGELGFDLGYTHFDRNVSDKGAARFNFRGGYCFTRLFELEGEGVGIASEDTGGVDLITTLGIDFVNAVFNFHPANKSIVPYVLGGIGAATLTFDLDPGPKTDDSGVAYQVAGGSRFFFGMKKRVAVRVEVSVIRENTFDTNSQHIGVTGGFTWRLGGQK from the coding sequence ATGACACGCGTGACGCTCGTCACCCTGGTCCTGGCCCTCGTGTGCGCGGCCCCCGCCCTGGCGGGCCTCGACGCGAAGAACGGCGAGCTGGGGTTCGATCTCGGCTACACGCATTTCGACCGGAACGTCTCCGACAAGGGGGCCGCCCGCTTCAACTTCCGCGGCGGCTACTGCTTCACCAGGCTGTTCGAGCTGGAGGGTGAAGGAGTCGGGATCGCATCCGAGGACACCGGCGGCGTGGACCTGATCACCACCCTCGGTATCGACTTCGTCAACGCCGTGTTCAACTTTCATCCGGCGAACAAATCGATCGTGCCGTACGTTCTCGGCGGCATCGGCGCGGCCACGCTCACCTTCGATCTCGATCCGGGGCCGAAGACGGACGACAGCGGCGTGGCCTACCAGGTGGCCGGCGGCAGCCGCTTCTTCTTCGGGATGAAGAAGCGGGTCGCCGTCCGCGTCGAGGTGTCGGTCATCAGGGAGAACACCTTCGACACGAATTCCCAGCACATCGGCGTGACCGGCGGCTTCACCTGGAGGCTGGGCGGCCAGAAATAA
- a CDS encoding TetR/AcrR family transcriptional regulator, translated as MKKRTRQDRPTRQAQIFETAARLFCEKGFDKASMGDISAALGLTKAGLYHHIRSKEELLYEIMSYGMDLFEQKVLNRVMTIDDPLDRIRATLRGHVLLVTRDRPKEITVILHESNALKGRYRDRINARKKRYVKFLEKTFRELLRSGAARRIDPSVATFAMLGMINWIYQWYRPGGRLDENALAETLTDQFLGGVLKRAESTR; from the coding sequence ATGAAGAAGAGGACGCGGCAGGACCGGCCGACCCGCCAGGCGCAGATCTTCGAGACCGCGGCGCGTCTCTTCTGCGAGAAGGGATTCGACAAGGCGTCCATGGGCGACATCTCGGCCGCTCTCGGGCTCACGAAGGCGGGGCTCTATCATCACATCCGGAGCAAGGAAGAGCTTCTCTACGAGATCATGTCGTACGGCATGGACCTGTTCGAGCAGAAGGTTCTCAACCGGGTGATGACCATCGACGATCCGCTCGACCGGATCCGGGCCACTCTCAGGGGACACGTCCTCCTGGTCACACGCGACCGGCCCAAGGAGATCACCGTCATCCTGCACGAGAGCAACGCCCTGAAGGGGCGATACCGCGACAGGATCAACGCCCGCAAGAAGAGGTACGTGAAGTTCCTGGAGAAGACGTTCCGGGAGCTGCTCAGAAGCGGCGCCGCGCGCCGCATCGATCCCTCGGTCGCCACCTTCGCGATGCTCGGCATGATCAACTGGATCTACCAGTGGTACCGCCCCGGCGGACGGCTGGACGAGAACGCCCTGGCGGAGACGCTTACCGATCAGTTCCTTGGCGGCGTCCTGAAGCGGGCCGAGAGCACCCGATGA
- a CDS encoding Zn-ribbon domain-containing OB-fold protein, translated as MELPRFHRLRGPFYRLEGNACAACSLRFFPPRPVCPACRGNGLPSFAFSGRGTLYSWSRVLQPARGYASMAPYLVGMVRLEEGPLVSAQLADADGVDLTIGMPVEMVTRRLRDADEHGYIVYGYKFRPLLRETRKQP; from the coding sequence ATGGAGCTGCCTCGTTTCCATCGTCTGCGCGGTCCGTTCTACCGCCTGGAAGGAAACGCCTGCGCGGCCTGCTCGCTCCGCTTCTTCCCGCCGCGCCCTGTCTGCCCTGCGTGCAGGGGAAACGGACTCCCGTCCTTTGCCTTCTCCGGACGCGGGACTCTCTACTCCTGGAGCCGGGTCCTGCAGCCGGCGCGCGGTTACGCCTCGATGGCCCCGTACCTGGTCGGGATGGTGCGTCTCGAGGAGGGGCCGCTGGTCTCGGCGCAGCTGGCCGACGCCGACGGTGTCGACCTGACAATCGGGATGCCCGTCGAGATGGTGACCCGCCGGCTCCGCGACGCCGACGAGCACGGCTACATCGTCTACGGCTACAAGTTCAGGCCGCTCCTGCGGGAGACGCGAAAGCAGCCGTGA
- a CDS encoding thiolase domain-containing protein — protein sequence MRDVAIIGVGQTSVGEHWDRSLRDLAVEAIASARQDAGVDRVDVLFVGNMLSGELAGQENLATCVADAAGLLPIEALKIEAACASGGAALRAAFLTVASGAHDFALAVGVEKMTDLLTDGVTSALALAADADYEAAHGLTFAALNALLMRRYMHEHRARHEDFAPFSVNAHRNAAVNPRAMYRQPITVADFVRSPVVADPINILDSAGICDGAAALLVCPATEARRARRAPVRITGSACATDTLGLAERRDPLLWQAVADSSRLACEQARLKPKDMDLFEPHDAFTIVSVLTLEASGFADRGSALKLAAEGRLAREGDIPICTLGGLKGRGHPVGASGAYQLVETVLQLRGEAGPAQVKGASIGMAQSVGGSGSVAVTHILQV from the coding sequence ATGAGAGACGTCGCCATCATCGGTGTCGGCCAGACGTCTGTCGGGGAGCACTGGGATCGCTCCCTGCGCGATCTCGCGGTCGAGGCGATCGCCTCGGCGCGCCAGGACGCGGGGGTCGATCGTGTGGACGTCCTGTTCGTCGGAAACATGCTTTCGGGCGAGCTGGCCGGGCAGGAGAACCTCGCCACCTGCGTCGCCGACGCCGCCGGTCTCCTGCCGATCGAGGCGCTCAAGATCGAGGCGGCCTGCGCCTCCGGGGGCGCCGCGCTGCGGGCCGCCTTTCTCACGGTGGCCTCGGGGGCGCACGACTTCGCGCTCGCGGTCGGGGTCGAGAAGATGACCGATCTCCTCACGGACGGCGTGACGTCGGCCCTCGCCCTCGCGGCGGACGCGGACTACGAGGCCGCGCACGGTCTGACCTTCGCGGCCCTCAACGCCCTCTTGATGCGGCGCTACATGCACGAGCACCGGGCGCGTCACGAGGACTTCGCTCCGTTCTCGGTCAACGCGCACAGGAACGCCGCCGTGAACCCGCGCGCCATGTACCGCCAGCCGATCACGGTTGCGGACTTCGTCCGCTCCCCGGTCGTCGCCGATCCGATCAACATCCTGGACTCGGCCGGGATCTGCGACGGTGCGGCGGCGCTGCTGGTCTGTCCGGCCACCGAGGCGCGCCGGGCCCGCCGCGCCCCGGTGCGGATCACCGGGTCGGCCTGCGCCACCGACACGCTGGGTCTCGCGGAACGCCGGGACCCGCTCCTCTGGCAGGCGGTGGCCGACTCGTCGCGCCTCGCCTGCGAGCAGGCGAGGCTCAAGCCGAAGGACATGGACCTGTTCGAGCCGCACGACGCCTTCACCATCGTCTCGGTCCTGACGCTCGAGGCCAGCGGCTTCGCGGATCGCGGCAGCGCCCTGAAGCTCGCCGCCGAGGGGCGGCTGGCACGCGAGGGGGACATCCCCATCTGCACCCTGGGCGGGCTGAAGGGGCGCGGCCACCCGGTGGGGGCGAGCGGCGCCTACCAGCTGGTCGAGACGGTGCTGCAGCTCCGCGGCGAGGCCGGTCCCGCCCAGGTGAAGGGTGCTTCGATCGGCATGGCCCAGAGCGTCGGGGGGTCCGGGTCGGTCGCGGTCACCCACATCCTGCAGGTCTGA
- a CDS encoding CoA-transferase translates to MSALVTLRQAAASVPDGALVTFGGFQLNRAPMALVFELLRQRRRGLRVVTLPNPLPLDLLVAGGAVAETEFGFIGFQFEDGFVTAPHVKRRIEAGSLPFKERDVYEIVQGLRAAALGLPYLQAPGIEASGYMTVNRTRMIEDPTTGEKVPVAPAIRPDVALVHAQMADRKGNLRIDDLYAEDLLARASDRVIATAETIVDRLEAATIPHFLVDCVAEAPGGAFPTSCHRAYRYSAPHLRDYLAAASQGRTDEYLGTFVSGPADHAAFLKLVENPGRWEGEPRVPEAPGPGGVITDDEGTADRLVVEMARAISDGDVVATGVASALPMLAIALARATHAPRLTYINCVGAINPDVRAASPTSVDPRLLEACEGRITLPDMFDLARRGRIDLMFFGAAQVDAEARTNLTCIGEFARPRVKLPGPAGASSMRPYVPKVVILVSRHSPRSLPGRVDFTTTAPSPRNRTTTVLTDRARLDLLGGRLRVTSRCEGTAPQDLRDRTGFPIEDDGEIARAPTDAERRALERLDPEGLRHRMI, encoded by the coding sequence GTGAGCGCCCTCGTGACGCTGCGACAGGCGGCCGCCTCCGTCCCGGACGGCGCTCTCGTCACCTTCGGGGGATTCCAGCTCAACCGGGCCCCGATGGCGCTGGTGTTCGAGCTGCTGCGCCAGAGGCGGCGCGGTCTGCGGGTCGTGACGCTGCCGAATCCGCTGCCGCTCGATCTTCTCGTGGCCGGTGGGGCCGTAGCCGAGACGGAGTTCGGGTTCATCGGCTTCCAGTTCGAGGACGGGTTCGTCACGGCGCCGCACGTCAAGCGCCGGATCGAAGCCGGTTCGCTGCCGTTCAAGGAGCGCGATGTGTACGAGATCGTGCAGGGCCTGCGGGCGGCGGCCCTCGGCCTGCCGTACCTCCAGGCGCCGGGGATCGAGGCGTCCGGCTACATGACGGTGAACCGCACGCGGATGATCGAGGACCCGACGACCGGGGAGAAAGTCCCGGTGGCACCGGCGATCCGGCCCGACGTGGCCCTGGTGCACGCCCAGATGGCGGACAGGAAAGGAAACCTGCGCATCGACGACCTGTACGCCGAGGATCTCCTGGCGCGCGCCAGCGACCGGGTCATCGCCACGGCGGAAACGATCGTCGATCGGCTGGAGGCCGCGACCATCCCGCACTTTCTCGTGGACTGCGTGGCCGAGGCGCCCGGCGGGGCGTTTCCGACCTCGTGCCACCGCGCTTACAGATATTCGGCGCCGCACCTGCGCGACTACCTCGCCGCGGCCTCCCAGGGGCGGACGGACGAATATCTCGGGACCTTCGTGAGCGGTCCTGCGGATCACGCGGCATTCCTGAAGCTGGTCGAGAACCCGGGCCGCTGGGAGGGGGAGCCCCGCGTCCCGGAGGCACCCGGCCCGGGCGGTGTGATCACCGACGACGAGGGGACGGCCGACCGTCTGGTGGTGGAGATGGCGCGCGCGATCTCGGACGGAGACGTCGTGGCGACCGGGGTGGCCTCGGCCCTGCCGATGCTGGCGATCGCCCTGGCGCGCGCCACCCACGCACCGCGGCTGACTTACATCAACTGCGTCGGTGCCATCAACCCCGACGTCCGCGCCGCGTCGCCGACCTCCGTCGACCCGCGTCTGCTCGAGGCGTGCGAGGGGAGGATCACGCTGCCGGACATGTTCGATCTGGCGCGGCGCGGCCGCATCGATCTCATGTTCTTCGGGGCGGCGCAGGTGGACGCCGAAGCGCGCACCAACCTGACCTGTATCGGCGAGTTCGCGAGACCGCGCGTGAAGCTGCCCGGTCCCGCGGGGGCTTCGTCCATGCGTCCCTACGTCCCCAAGGTCGTCATCCTCGTGTCGCGGCACTCGCCACGGTCGCTTCCGGGACGCGTCGATTTCACCACGACGGCGCCGTCGCCCCGCAACCGGACGACGACCGTCCTCACCGACCGGGCGCGGCTCGACCTTCTGGGCGGAAGGCTGAGGGTGACGTCGCGGTGCGAGGGGACCGCGCCGCAGGACCTGCGGGACCGCACCGGGTTCCCGATCGAGGACGACGGAGAGATCGCGCGGGCCCCGACGGACGCGGAGCGGCGCGCGCTCGAGCGGCTCGATCCAGAAGGTCTGCGTCACCGGATGATCTGA
- a CDS encoding APC family permease, which translates to MQPSEHTSTSTTQTAGLRRVMGFGDVVLYFITAGINLQWVAAASVAGPSALTVWLIAFAAMAVPLAFSIVEMSSRYPQEGGMYVWSKRAFGEFAGFMTGWTYWMSNLPYFPGVLYFAAGNALYIGGGGWRRLAASPSYMIVAALLGLTLGIVPNLLGLQFGKWISNVGAFARWAATLALIIIGLMAWVRLGPATRFTRASLTPGLGLRDLVFWSTLAFALTGFESASFMGEEIKDARRTIPRAIFVSLPLITLMYLLGTICVLVALPPERLSGLQGPIDAIEAAATRLGLEGLTPVAAFLITLSALGSVGAWLASVARLPFVAGLDHYLPDSFGRLHPKWRTPHVALLTLGATIVVCIVLGQAGQTVKGAYDILVSMTVICTLIPFLLVFASMIRLQREPAGPDVIRVPGGRPVAVLAGAVGFLTTAASIVLSFFPAEDEPHKALAVAKILGLTLLSTGSGVVVYAFGRWRSRS; encoded by the coding sequence ATGCAGCCGTCGGAACACACCTCAACGAGCACCACCCAGACCGCCGGCCTCCGCCGTGTCATGGGGTTCGGCGATGTCGTGCTGTACTTCATCACCGCCGGCATCAACCTTCAATGGGTCGCCGCCGCGAGCGTCGCGGGTCCGAGTGCTCTGACCGTCTGGCTCATCGCCTTCGCGGCCATGGCGGTCCCCCTGGCGTTCTCGATCGTGGAGATGTCGTCCCGCTACCCGCAGGAAGGGGGGATGTACGTCTGGAGCAAGCGCGCCTTCGGCGAATTCGCGGGTTTCATGACCGGGTGGACCTACTGGATGAGCAACCTGCCCTACTTTCCGGGCGTCCTCTACTTCGCGGCCGGAAACGCGCTGTACATCGGAGGTGGCGGCTGGCGGCGCCTGGCCGCGAGCCCGTCCTACATGATCGTGGCGGCGCTCCTGGGACTCACACTCGGGATAGTGCCGAACCTGCTCGGCCTGCAGTTCGGCAAGTGGATCAGCAACGTGGGCGCCTTCGCCCGCTGGGCCGCGACCCTGGCCCTCATCATCATCGGCCTGATGGCCTGGGTGCGTCTCGGACCGGCGACCCGGTTCACGCGCGCCTCCCTGACCCCGGGGCTGGGGCTCAGGGATCTGGTCTTCTGGTCGACCCTCGCCTTCGCCCTCACCGGGTTCGAGTCGGCGTCGTTCATGGGCGAGGAGATCAAGGACGCGCGTCGCACCATTCCGCGCGCCATCTTCGTCTCCCTGCCCCTCATCACTCTCATGTACCTCCTCGGAACGATCTGCGTCCTGGTGGCCCTGCCGCCGGAGAGGCTCAGCGGCCTGCAGGGACCGATCGACGCCATCGAAGCGGCCGCCACGCGCCTGGGTCTCGAGGGTCTCACGCCCGTCGCCGCCTTCCTGATCACCCTCAGCGCCCTCGGCAGCGTGGGCGCCTGGCTGGCCTCGGTCGCGCGGCTGCCGTTCGTCGCCGGGCTCGACCATTACCTCCCCGACAGCTTCGGGCGCCTCCACCCGAAATGGCGCACGCCGCACGTGGCCCTTCTGACCCTGGGCGCGACGATCGTCGTGTGCATCGTCCTCGGTCAGGCCGGCCAGACGGTGAAGGGAGCGTACGACATCCTGGTCAGCATGACGGTCATCTGCACGCTCATCCCCTTCCTGCTCGTGTTCGCGTCGATGATCCGTCTGCAGCGCGAGCCTGCCGGCCCCGACGTGATCCGCGTGCCGGGCGGCCGCCCGGTGGCGGTCCTGGCCGGAGCGGTCGGATTCCTCACCACGGCGGCCTCGATCGTGCTGTCCTTCTTCCCCGCGGAGGACGAGCCGCACAAGGCCCTGGCGGTCGCCAAGATCCTCGGGCTGACGCTCCTGAGCACCGGCAGCGGGGTCGTCGTCTACGCGTTCGGACGGTGGCGGAGCCGGTCCTAG
- a CDS encoding alcohol dehydrogenase catalytic domain-containing protein, whose translation MGHKTMRAVVMREFGGPDKLRLEEVQAPEASSLREREVLIQVRAVGVCYHDIINRSGNLPRTRLPSILGHEIAGEVVAIGQGVQDFRPGDRVATVQRVHCGRCDLCRRGRTTLCKEGVFFGEEIPGGYAEYVVSEEQGLARIPHGIPFEEGSICACTIGTALHVARTRGGVQLDETVLITGASGGVGLHAIQVCRLIGAKVLAVTSSANKVERLKEAGADETIVAPNLMFAEAARRLTGGRGVDVVLEITGALTFDQAMRSLAPAGRLIMVGNLETKPASFNPGLVILKELEIRGSFATTPPELSESFRLVAEKKVRPVVSRLMPLADAAKAHQILYDRGVVGRIVLQV comes from the coding sequence ATGGGTCACAAGACGATGCGTGCGGTGGTGATGCGGGAGTTCGGCGGACCGGACAAGCTCCGTCTCGAGGAGGTGCAGGCCCCCGAGGCTTCGAGCCTGCGCGAGCGCGAAGTCCTCATCCAGGTCCGCGCGGTCGGGGTGTGCTACCACGACATCATCAACCGGAGCGGCAACCTGCCGCGCACCAGGCTGCCGTCGATCCTGGGGCATGAAATCGCCGGGGAGGTCGTGGCGATCGGACAGGGCGTGCAGGACTTCCGTCCCGGCGACCGCGTGGCGACCGTCCAGAGGGTGCACTGCGGCCGCTGCGACCTCTGCCGGCGCGGGCGCACCACGCTCTGCAAGGAAGGGGTGTTCTTCGGCGAGGAGATCCCGGGCGGCTATGCCGAGTACGTCGTGTCCGAGGAGCAGGGGCTGGCCCGCATCCCCCATGGGATCCCCTTCGAGGAGGGCTCGATCTGCGCCTGCACCATCGGAACGGCCCTGCACGTGGCGCGCACGCGGGGCGGGGTGCAGCTCGACGAGACCGTCCTGATCACGGGGGCCTCGGGAGGCGTCGGCCTGCATGCCATCCAGGTCTGCCGGCTGATCGGCGCGAAGGTCCTGGCGGTGACCTCCTCCGCGAACAAGGTGGAGCGCCTCAAGGAGGCCGGCGCGGACGAGACGATCGTCGCGCCGAATCTGATGTTCGCCGAGGCGGCGCGCCGCCTGACGGGCGGCCGCGGCGTCGACGTGGTCCTGGAGATCACCGGGGCCCTGACCTTCGACCAGGCGATGCGCTCTCTCGCCCCGGCCGGACGGCTGATCATGGTCGGCAATCTGGAGACGAAGCCCGCCTCCTTCAACCCGGGGCTCGTGATCCTGAAAGAGCTGGAGATCCGCGGCTCGTTCGCCACCACACCGCCGGAGCTGTCGGAGTCGTTCCGTCTGGTGGCCGAGAAGAAGGTCCGCCCCGTCGTGTCGCGCCTGATGCCCCTCGCCGACGCGGCGAAGGCCCACCAGATCCTCTACGACCGCGGTGTCGTCGGACGGATCGTCCTTCAGGTATGA
- a CDS encoding CoA-transferase, translating into MSPRAERVADLGEAAALLRDGMVVGLSGFSYQNPPMAIVREIIRRGVKDLTVVSGPTSGLETDLLIGAGCVRRVVTAGVAFERVAAIAPAFRRAAERGDLSVWECDECIWHLALKAAAWDMPHLLWRGGVGTSLPELNPDLEEVTEGGRRYIRVPPVRPDIVFLHAAEADPFGNVRVAREAYLGRTFCERALTLACRGPVVATVERIVPNLDVAASPERTIVRGALVVPVPWGAHPGGVSGRYVPDLAHYREYAAAGEARRHDDPVPYQAYLERHVFGLDGQEAYLKEIGAARLDRLGTSWA; encoded by the coding sequence GTGAGCCCCCGGGCGGAGCGCGTCGCCGACCTCGGGGAGGCCGCGGCTCTCCTGCGCGACGGCATGGTCGTCGGTCTCTCCGGTTTCTCCTACCAGAACCCGCCCATGGCGATCGTGCGGGAGATCATCCGCCGCGGAGTCAAGGACCTGACCGTGGTGTCGGGCCCGACCTCGGGGCTGGAAACGGATCTGCTGATCGGGGCCGGGTGCGTCAGGCGCGTGGTGACCGCCGGCGTCGCGTTCGAGCGTGTGGCGGCCATCGCGCCCGCGTTCCGGAGGGCCGCGGAGCGGGGCGACCTGTCGGTCTGGGAGTGCGACGAGTGCATCTGGCACCTGGCGCTCAAGGCGGCGGCCTGGGACATGCCACATCTGCTGTGGCGCGGCGGCGTCGGCACGTCGCTCCCCGAGCTCAACCCCGATCTGGAAGAGGTGACCGAGGGAGGGCGGCGTTATATCCGGGTGCCGCCGGTGCGGCCGGACATCGTCTTCCTGCACGCGGCCGAGGCCGATCCGTTCGGCAATGTCCGCGTGGCGCGCGAGGCGTATCTGGGACGCACCTTCTGCGAGAGGGCGCTGACCCTGGCCTGCCGCGGACCGGTCGTGGCGACCGTCGAGCGCATCGTGCCGAACCTGGACGTCGCCGCCTCCCCGGAGAGGACGATTGTCCGCGGCGCCCTGGTGGTCCCGGTCCCCTGGGGCGCCCACCCCGGCGGCGTCAGCGGACGCTATGTCCCGGACCTGGCGCACTACCGCGAGTACGCCGCGGCGGGCGAGGCGCGCAGGCACGACGACCCGGTCCCGTACCAGGCGTATCTGGAACGGCACGTCTTCGGCCTGGACGGCCAGGAGGCGTATCTGAAAGAGATCGGTGCCGCGCGATTGGACCGCCTGGGGACGTCGTGGGCCTGA
- a CDS encoding CoA synthetase, with amino-acid sequence MGLSPAGGHDAAAPRTAAGDVARLLACVVARELSDKETVAFGLHAELLLAAALLAQRLHAPNLTIRHGLRVERGHELSPAAWTDEPTSRSYGLVEYLEAHDAILDVASRSSPMRFCDVFFVGGMQIDREGSTNLIGLKGRDGRLAVRGPGSIGTTSIGTLARHVILFSGEHTPRRFVERVDYVSVPGWRRRAAAGLEGGPSLCVTPLAVLDFADGFMRLRTVHAHATEADVRRRTGFTLPPSPVVGTPPPTAVELAALAEIDPSGRLDGLDLSPDGGPP; translated from the coding sequence GTGGGCCTGAGCCCGGCGGGCGGTCACGACGCGGCGGCGCCCCGGACCGCGGCCGGAGACGTGGCGCGGCTTCTCGCCTGCGTGGTGGCCCGGGAGCTTTCCGACAAAGAGACGGTCGCCTTCGGTTTGCACGCCGAGCTGCTTCTGGCCGCGGCCCTCCTGGCGCAGAGACTGCACGCACCGAACCTGACGATCCGGCACGGCCTGCGCGTGGAGCGGGGACACGAGCTCTCCCCCGCCGCCTGGACCGACGAGCCGACGAGCCGATCGTACGGGCTCGTCGAATATCTCGAAGCGCACGACGCGATCCTGGATGTCGCCAGCCGGTCGTCCCCGATGCGATTCTGCGATGTCTTCTTCGTGGGGGGGATGCAGATCGATCGCGAGGGGAGCACCAACCTGATCGGTCTCAAGGGCAGGGACGGGCGCCTCGCGGTCAGGGGGCCCGGTTCGATCGGCACGACCTCCATCGGGACGCTGGCGCGGCACGTCATCCTGTTCTCGGGGGAGCATACGCCGCGGCGCTTCGTCGAGCGGGTCGACTACGTGTCGGTGCCGGGCTGGCGCCGCCGCGCGGCGGCCGGTCTCGAGGGGGGGCCGTCGCTGTGCGTGACCCCGCTCGCGGTCCTCGATTTCGCCGACGGTTTCATGCGGCTCCGTACGGTGCACGCCCACGCCACCGAGGCGGACGTGCGGCGACGCACGGGGTTCACGCTGCCCCCCTCGCCCGTCGTGGGCACGCCCCCTCCGACCGCCGTGGAGCTCGCGGCGCTCGCGGAGATCGATCCCTCCGGAAGGCTGGACGGGCTGGATCTGAGCCCGGACGGCGGGCCGCCGTGA